The Ipomoea triloba cultivar NCNSP0323 chromosome 4, ASM357664v1 DNA segment AGTCGAAGAAGTCAAGTGTGTTCTGAGGCTTCTCCCAATATGGGTTTGCACCATATTAGCATCCATAATGTTTGTGCAGGTGCTTTCGCTCTTCGTCGAGCAAGGGGCCGCCATGAACACCAAGATCGCCGACTTTGACATGCCGCCCGCCAGCATGACCTCGTTCGACATCATAAGCACATCCACCTTCATCATCTGCTACGAGAACATCATACTTCCCGTGTACATCAAGCTGATGAAGAGGAAACCGAAGCCTCCCAGCGAGCTGCAGAGGATAGGGATCGGGCTCGTGATCTCGATAGTCGCCATGGTGATAGCGGGCCTCGTCGAGCAACACAGACAGCAATATGCAAACAGGAAAGAAGAAACAAGCTCTCTCAGCATTTTCTGGCAAACACCTCAGTATGTGCTAGTAGGAGTAGCAGAAGCATTTATATATGTAGCTCAGTGGGAATTTTTCGCATCACAAATACCTGACAGTCTGAAAAGCATGGGCCTCGGTTTATCCATGTCCTCGTCGGCCTTGGGCAGTTACCTCTGCAGCATTATACTCAGCGTTGTGATGAAGATCACAACGAAGCATGGGAAGCCAGGCTGGGTCCCACCAAATTTGAACGACGGCCACTTGGACAGATTTTTCTTCCTCTCTGCCGCCATAGTCGCAGTCGATCTCGTGCTGTTCATTCTCTGCGCAAAAAGGTATAAAGCCATAGTGCTAGAAAAACGAGAGGAGATAGACGCGGAGGGAACGCCTTTGAGTTGAAGCTAAGCATTGTAATTCATCATTCCCCATGGGGCAAAAACATACAAAATCCAAATGTAGCATGAAAACATTGAAACTGACAGGAGCTATTTTGAGAATTAAAAGGCATTACTTGACTAAATACATATTCGGTAGCACGAATCGATCGTTTACTTATCACTTAGATATCTTAGCAGCTAATTCTCTCACTAGTTTTGCAGCAACCATTGCAGTCATCCCATCAACAGTATCGCGCTGTGGGTTGAATTCGACCACATCAGCCGCCACGATGTCGCCTTTAAGGTTGTGGAGTATGTTGAGGGCATCGCGGAATGAGAGACCTCCCGGCTCAATGTGAGATACTCCCGGGGCAAATGCAGGATCAAGCGAGTCTAAATCCACAGAAATATACACGCCCTTTACTCCCTCGCCTAGTTTCTGAAGACAAGAGAAAACATCAACCGTTACAAACATAAGGCCATTACGCATGCCATCGAATAATCACACACAAATTTATCACCGAGTACTTATAGTCTTATATCGTTCGAATAATCAAGCTAGACACGAATAACAGTTTGCATATACACAGAAACCAGTTAGCACCCGTTCCATCTTTACTCAGCATGCACTTACAGCAGGTTTAACACATAGAGCAAACGAGCtatctattttgagttaaagcAACGAAATCATAAATGGAAGAAGCAATGGCATCTGATACTTGGTATAAAATTATACTAGTTATTAAACTCGAATAAAGGTATATGAGTTCACAAAACATTTTACTTCATAATAAGTGCCTTTTTGTATCCCCTTGACAGAAGACACAATATGATAATAATACATCCACAACTATCATATGCGTCTTTTCAACATTACttctactgtttttttttttgttttttttgttttttttttcctgaaatgAGAAATCTTGGCGGGCAGATAAGTTCATATCATGCACAAGAGGGAGGTGGAGAGGATTGAAGACAAACCAGATTTTCCAGATATTGGCGATCTTTGGAAAACGTTCTCATTTCATATTGCTCAACGCCAAATTTCTTTCCTTGTTCACGACCTTCCTTTGTGATTGATCTAATTCCAACCTGCGTAACAAGAACAGGAATTTAAGACACCATATCACATGTGCTATGGAGAATTCTTTTAGCTGCTATATCCTGATACAGAAATAAATGAGATAATGTTCCTATATCATGTCCGGGAATGTACAGCAACACGCCATAGGGCTATCCTGGAAACTCATGAAAGCAACGACTATAAATGAAGCCAACAAACGAAAGACACAAGCTTTGAATCCCCTTAAATACCCTTATTGCTTGACACCGCATAGTGTGCTAGAATTCACAGTAAAGTCTATATCTTGGCTTTATATATACTGCATATTTGGTCATTAGGGAAACGAATCAATAACTTCGACACACATTAAACTCGGTACTGAAAATAACAGAGATTTGAATACTTCAACAGACTTTCATATGAAGTTCAAACCCTGCATTCTCGACAGTTTTTATAGACAACTAATATTGCCCTAGATAAGAGAGTTGGAATTTGGAAGTAAAGCTAATCCCTTTCCAATGTCCATCAGAAGAAACAACTAGAATGTCGTAAGGTTACAAATAGTgcaattaagaaattattactTGTAGGAGTCGCCTAGCATAGCCACCTTCCATAATTCGAGCAAAACTAGATGCATGTGAGTATCTGTTTCCTTCGAAGGAATGGTAGATATCAGGGTGAGCATCGAGGTGAAGGATATCAACTTGTCCTCCAAGCTTCTCAGACACAGCTCGGACAACAGGATACGATATGGAGTGATCACCCCCCAACACTAAGGGGCGCAGTGGACTCTGTGGAgcaaaacaaatataagtaaaTGCAACTGAGGAGATCAACACAAAAGCCAGGTCAGCATTAAGGTTGGACTACAGTAAGAAAGTGGCGTAAAAAAAGCATAAACAATGAAAATCATTATTCTTTCTTCAATGAGAGGAGTCATACAAATCAAAGAAGAGAGTGGAGGTTATGCATAGTCATACTCATAGAAAAAGATTACAAATTAACGAATAAAGGCTTAAACATGCTTTGCCTGCCAGCAAAAAGAATCTGATTCTTCCAATTCAGACATGTACAAAAAGAGATGTCTCACCTCTTCCATCACTAGCTTGACAGATTCACTAATAATATCCATTAGTGCATCATCATTTATGCCACAATCTCGTAACTCTTGAATTGGCACATCACCAACATCAGTCAAGACACGCGGATCTTTCAAGTCTTTGCCTGCATGATTCCAGCAATTCAATATAACAGAACTTAAAAGAGTTCAAATATTTCGAGCTGAAACCAGTCACGGTGCATGTCTATAGGCCCAAGTCGAGATTAATAGAACCCAATTGGTAATCAAATGAACATCAATGCAGTGAAGCTGCTTAACTAATCAGATGATAATTATGAGAAGCATAAAACTGCATTCACCTTCTTCAGTTGTAGAGTTTGTGCTGCCACACCATATAGCCTCTCGAATTCGAGGAGGAGCAAATGCTGGGCCCTGGAGAAATGAGGAGTTATGCCCCAGAGGAACTCCAAGAAGAGATGATGATGCTACAACACCCCCAAGAGCACGGAGAAGTTCTCCCTACAAagcaaccaaaaaaaattaaaaatagaaaattcaattaattacaaACCTGTCATTGAATAGTACTACCGTGTATTTCATGAGAATATTCTACAATTTGGAgcaaaatatcattttcttctCAGAAGTAAGATAATATATTCTTTTGATAAGTAGAAAGGTGCTCACTGGATTTTGTTGACCgcatgggaaaaaaaaaaacaataatgccAATAATTCGTTTTCCAATGTTAACTGGTAATGAAGGGGGATATGCTAATATaccattttctattgtttcaaATAGCCATTTAACTGAAAAAATCAGGGTTAGGAAGCAAAACTCAAGCTAGCAGACAACTTTACAGCAATTTCTCAAGGTTATCAAAACAATATTAGATACCACACGTGCCTTTAGCTTAGCCCTCTCCTGGATAAGTGTAAGAGATGCCTCAATAACACGCTTTTGCCCCTTCTCTATCAAGTCTCTTGGTATATTTTCAGCATTCAATTTGTGCAGATAATGAAATCCCATTCTTCTGATGTTGTTCATGTTTGCAAATCCTACAACAAAAACCTAGACCTTTAGAACTATGGAAGTGATCGAAACAACTATCACAAAAGAACTCAATTTGAAAGTAGAAAATTCCATATTACTCGTATAGTCATATGATTTATTCACAGCATGAAGATACTAGTTACACATCCAACAAGTTACCATGTAAGCAACACAAATTTGAACTGAGGCACTCTCTATAAAACTTGCGAAAATATGATATTTTCTGTTCTATAAGAATAGAGGAAAAACCACATATGCCAACTTTTCTATGAAACATTTGTTAGATCACAAATATAATCTAACCATATAGAATGAATCCACATGCaaattgataaatttataatacaacCAGAGCTTGGGGTACTATAAACTTGCCCAACAACAGTTGAAGATTCTGCATTCAAAAACTCAAAAGACTAGCAGAAAACTCTAAACAGGAGCATATAATCCAGAGAATTCAAAATGGCCATTATTAAAATTCACAAACCTTGCTAAGCTTACATGAAGAACAACTAATAGAACAATTCAAAGTCAGGCTCTTTATATTCGTCCTAAATTTCACCTCATACCCTTTTATCACAGCAATcaaccaagaaaaaaaaacacaaatttctCCTCAATCTTTCTTCTACTCTCCTCCACAGTTCCTAAAAAGCTCAAAACTAACTATCTGAAACCCAACAGCGGCTACAGAAAAGCACGATTTTTTTTCTAGCAGTTGGGTAAACATAAATGTTCAGATTTACATTTCGAAACTAAAAGATACTCCGTAAAGCTCAAAACTTTTCGTGAAAAAAAAACCCAAGAATCGAACAATAATGTCGTGATCACGTGACGTACCTGTGAACACAGAGGGACTGAGAAAGAGTGTAGGCTTGCAGCGAGGTGGACGAAGAGACAATGGGTACAGAGACAATGgttaacaattaacaaataataagaaaatatggTTAAGTAACTGATTAGGATAAAACATTCTCAGCCCAATAAggcaaaaaaacataaataataaacaaatccGCTGCATTCCATGTTTAAAAATTTGTTCACGTGTCATTATTTGTATTAATCCATATCTCATGGGATAGATATAGCCTCAATTCAATTACATTAGAGCAATCTCAACATATATTTTTTCAAGTATTTTATGAATCCCAACAATCATATCTCATTTAATCTCAAAAACCGTTATTCAcaatagtttaaattttttcaaatattttatggACTTAccaatttacaaataaaatatttgacttaccaatttataaatattattttataattatttctttatttattatcattctaaaaattataattgtaagtataattattatggagtactatttatatttaaattaaaaatgtcaaattttaatttaattgataattataaaatttaaattcaaaattagtattaaaattatatattacattaaaaattacgttgcatatgttcaacagtattaacacaatttttgaattcatataaaaaaattatgaatatagagttaacaaattgtgaatattgagtaatgtaattttataatacagagtattaagttctaaaattgtgaatatagactcAAGTCCATATCATAATTTGCATCTTCCCCTAGGACACCCTGGTCCAAGATTCAACATACcaacaaataaatattaacaactaattttaaaatgagaTTGCATTATACCAtttgatggcaaattattgaatggaccatggtccacacagctgtgtggaccaaaaataaaaagtacattatttttgtactgaaggtacattatttttgtactgtaagtacgttattttagggtacattatttttgtactgaaagtacattatttgatatatactatcaaataatgtatctacagtacaaaaataatgtacattcagtacaaaaataatgtactttttatttttggtccacacaactgtgtgaaccatggtccatacaataatgaNTTCAACATACcaacaaataaatattaacaactaattttaaaatgagaTTGCATTATACCAtttgatggcaaattattgaatggaccatggtccacacaactgtgtgaaccatggtccatacaataatgaNcaaataaatattaacaactaattttaaaatgagaTTGCATTATACCAtttgatggcaaattattgaatggaccatggtccacacagctgtgtggaccatggtccatacaataatgattgccatTTGATATTCAGAGNNNNNNNNNNNNNNNNNNNNNNNNNGACACCCTGGTCCAAGATTCAACATaccaacaaataatattaacaactaattttaaaatgagaTTGCATTATACCAtttgatggcaaattattgaatggaccatggtccacacagctgtgggaccaaaataaaaagtacattatttttgtactgaaggtacattatttttgtactgtaagtacgttattttagggtacattattatttttgtactgtaagtacgttattttagggtacattatttttgtactgaaagtacattatttgatatatactatcaaataatgtatctacagtacaaaaataatgtacattcagtacaaaaataatgtactttttatttttggtccacacaactgtgtgaaccatggtccatacaataatgattgccatTTGATATTCAGAgactaaaagtataattttttattattattttatattctattGGATCATGTATCCCATGCAAACTCATTGGTCCATGTCCGTATGCCATATAATAGTCGTTCGTTTATTTTGGGCTTCTCCAATTTGGGTACATTCTGAATCCATACATGTTCAAATGGACTATATATGAATTTGTCCGACGGTCCTAGAAGATCATAATCAAATTTATGGTTGGGTTTGATTTGAAATTGAAACATTAATACATGTCAATAACAAATTAAGAATTCAACTCAATTGGTAGCTCAAATGGCAAGTGAgctattttttgaaaaagaatttcAGGAGAATTCAGACTTGACTCTCGCAAGTGACGATTATCCTTGGACATTGTTATTTTTTAGAGCCTTTGATATGAACAGATCAAATGCTTAGATTTCTCCTAATTTTCGCACTTGAGTCCTTCTTCGCACCAGAATGAATGCCCATACAAGAGCTGAGAACTAATCGCAGCCATCCACGTGTCAATATTTAACGGaccaaatgtaatttttttaaaagaaaaaaaaaagatgtggtgacattttcgtaaataactcaaactttggtgtaAGTAAcgtgtgttaaaagtgcaagtgtgcaaattaaaagtgcaaccatttttcacttaatagtgcaagtaatttaccttttaacattggtgcacctaatgatagtggtcctatttggtaaatggctgtcagctgattgtgttagaatatttaattaattgataatattagctgattgtagaaaagtgcttggtaaattagctgttagctgataactgtttggtataatttcttatCTCAAAagactaattgaaaaggttgctttgagtagccttttgaaattaAGTATTTTGAAGTTAcgaaaagcttattaaccaaacacttatatcgattttttaaccaagtcaaacaactaataatggtcaaatagaccaaaattgactaatatgctaattatttaccaaacagagccaatgtctttcacattggtgcacttaatgataacgttagatgctcttaatattgatgcttagtgtacattatttgttgcacttttaatacattttacgtgcactatataaaattgttacttgcactttttacacaattttatttgtacTCCAAAGTATCATGATCTGTTACAATTGGACACGTGAACATATGCGATTGGTTCTCAATTTTTTCGTGAGAATATGATTCTGACCTGATCcgtgtcatatatatatatatatatataaattgaaattgaaatagctaGCTAGGCAGTTCCCCGCGCCCATTGACCCGCATATGATGTGCTACGCTTGGATCATGGTACTCAAATCTTggtaatgtatatataaatacaaatataaatttatttgtttgtttattgaGACACACATGTACTAGATAATTGTTGGTCGGTTTAAGTAAACCTACCTTGGTTCTTCCTAAATCAACATATCatgtgtttattatttatattgttattaatttgttaattttaattttaaattgagaATATATAGACATGGCTTGGTTGAGCTAGCTAGGGTGGTGCATGGCCGAAACGAATGagtgatttaaaatgtataaaaggGATCGATTTAACCGCCAAAAGCAAGGATGTGGAACAAAAATGAATTCAAGGgatttttgattgattttatgGGATATAATTTGAAGGGGATATATATTAGTCAAAGGTTAGTGAATCATATGGTTTATTGCtgatacaaattaattaatattaaatacatCATATCACATTCCAAATATACAATTTTGTCAATAATTATATAGTTTAATGACGTAAACATGAGaccccaaatatatataaaagattttgaaattgattatcccttaaatatgtttaaaaaaattaaatatgaaatcaaAAGTtggaatttatttatatattatacactatACAATTTTGTTAATGATCTTATAATTTAGTAACATAAACACGAGacactatatataaaagagatTTAATTTGTTCTCAGGCAGTGATATAGTGGTTGATTGAACGGTAGTTAAACATTATTCCAGCAGTAGAGTGTAATTTGGAGACGAGCTCCACCAATTGGGTTGGAGTTAGGCTCATTGTGCATGCATAAAATGATACAATTTGGTACTTTGGTATGAGACTTGAAGCGGTCCAATATTATATAGTTTGACTATGTCATGAAacttgaattataaaaaaaagtaatcgATTATAAGTATGGCGTGGTAAGTTTGGAtttgcgtgtgtgtgtgtattaataTGAGAGTCATCTCAAATATGATCAATCAATACCCGATTGAGCGTGataagtgagctctctttgttgGAAGAATTTTAGGAAAATTCGGATTTGATTTTCACAAGTGAGGATTCTCTTGGGTCAGCTCTCATACCTCCCGAAGCGggtgaaattttataatttgttagtgtattacttttttttttttttttttttNttttttttttttttttgtgactgcaacataacatatatatctGTTTTACATAAGGTATACCACAACGTTGTTGACAATATCTTAatactttaaattattttcatgaTAATGTAGAGCCACGCGATCTCGATTTGATCCTTGACCGATGGAGAGACAACTTGTCGCAGGTGCCTGCTAAGCAGCAGCTGGTCAAATCATATATATCGTTGGCATTACTCATCAGACAACCTAATCACTTTAACTACTTTGTTTAAACTCCATATATAATTCAAGAGTTATTGTACTCTAGCTCAATCTTTAACTAGTTAACTTAAcgctttaattttttgtatttatgtaaataaattaatgttaATTCAAAAGTCAAGGAAGGAGGCGTGAATTTGTTTGAATCAATTACTTGTTGAGATTTACATCTTTACGTCCAAATCGAAGTTTTAGTATTAAAACAAGTTTGAATATATGAAGATAACTTATGACCTaatttaatataactataattaaGGTTTCTGTTTGCTAGAATCCCAACCTCACTAGTGACAACCTGGTTCCTTGAAGCTACCTGCACGTGTAGTAGCATTTGGCATGCATGTATTTAtcgttattttttttatgaagaaaatccacattttattaattatgtgaTGGTGTGTACTAGATAAATCTCATTATTGTGTAATAGCCGGCATTAGCATGTAAttcatacaaaatatataaaccgAGAAGAGATGTgagtaacaaaattaaattcgTGACCTTATGATCATAAGAGAATCACACTCGCTCACcccttttgaaaaaaaagaatataaatatgtaattacaatttatataaataaattattatttttttgttgtaccACAAGGTTCTCTGACTATAGGAACACCTTTACTCATACCCAGACTAATCTCCGTTCGCGCTGAGCCAGCCCAATTAAGGAGCAAAATGCTGGAGCCAGCCCAATTAAGGAGCAAAATGCTGGTCAGATTGATTTTTTCGTACCAAAGAGGTTCAAACCCCTGACATCTTTTAAGGATGAGAGTGCACTATCACTCAGGCCAACCAAACTGGTTAtatcaataaattatttattattactacttGATCActttgattttatgatttttaaaaaaatgataacgTCTCTTTCATGAGATCGAATTCTTCTGAAATAAAATAGAACGAAGTCAAATTCCCATGCACATGACAACCCTTCTATATAAACTCTAACCCCCTTTCACATTTTCCCATCACAATCAACAAACAttattcaacaaattaaaggttTTGGCTTCCGATCAGATCGCATACACTACTCTCCATACAATGGCAAAACTTAGCTTCTCCTCCTTCATCCTCCTCCTCTCCATCTTCTCCGTCGTCGCTGACGTCACCGCCCGGCCGCTTCAGAGATCGCACTACTCTCGCGGCAGAACATACGTCGAATCTCAGTGCCGGCGCACACTGTACCCGAAACTCTGCGTTTCATGCCTCGCCGGCCACGTGAACTCCACATCGCAATCGCCGCAGGAGCTCGCGCAAGTGGCGCTAAAAGTGAGCCTGGTTAGGGCACGCTACGCGAGCGCGTACATGGCCAAAATCAGCCGAGATCTCAAATCCGCCGCCGACTACCAGGCCGTGCACGATTGCATCAACCAAATCGACGACGGCGCGTCGCAGCTCGCCAGGGCGGTGAAGGAGCTCAACCGCCTAAACCTCGACGGCGAAAACGCCTTCGTTTGGCATCAGAGCAACGTCCAGACATGGCTGAGCACAATGGAGACCA contains these protein-coding regions:
- the LOC116017480 gene encoding arginase 1, mitochondrial yields the protein MNNIRRMGFHYLHKLNAENIPRDLIEKGQKRVIEASLTLIQERAKLKGELLRALGGVVASSSLLGVPLGHNSSFLQGPAFAPPRIREAIWCGSTNSTTEEGKDLKDPRVLTDVGDVPIQELRDCGINDDALMDIISESVKLVMEESPLRPLVLGGDHSISYPVVRAVSEKLGGQVDILHLDAHPDIYHSFEGNRYSHASSFARIMEGGYARRLLQVGIRSITKEGREQGKKFGVEQYEMRTFSKDRQYLENLKLGEGVKGVYISVDLDSLDPAFAPGVSHIEPGGLSFRDALNILHNLKGDIVAADVVEFNPQRDTVDGMTAMVAAKLVRELAAKISK
- the LOC116017482 gene encoding 21 kDa protein-like, with the protein product MAKLSFSSFILLLSIFSVVADVTARPLQRSHYSRGRTYVESQCRRTLYPKLCVSCLAGHVNSTSQSPQELAQVALKVSLVRARYASAYMAKISRDLKSAADYQAVHDCINQIDDGASQLARAVKELNRLNLDGENAFVWHQSNVQTWLSTMETNAFACMDGISGYRMGGRVRRVIQAKVLNVAQSTSVALAMFNHFAAAQRASFSKNKP